In Arcobacter ellisii, a genomic segment contains:
- a CDS encoding SPFH domain-containing protein, producing the protein METSMVFAIAIIFFALIVIVKGIKIVPQSDLYLIERLGKFNKVLHGGFHIIIPIIDNVRAVLTSREQLVDIAKQSVITKDNVNISIDGIVFCKVDDAMQATYNVVDFKNAIANLAMTTLRAEIGGMDLDDTLSNRETLNAKLQSELGSAATNWGIKVTRVEISDISVPQEIERAMNMQMEAEREKRAIETKARADKEAVIRKAEAFKQEEVLKAEAIERMADARRYEQEQLAAGQQEAMRLINISMMENEKAAEFLLAKDRIAAFRALAESNSTDKMILPYEVAQMIGSTSVLGDAFFKGVSNGATNNA; encoded by the coding sequence ATGGAAACAAGTATGGTGTTTGCAATTGCAATAATATTTTTTGCTTTAATAGTCATTGTAAAAGGTATAAAAATTGTTCCTCAATCAGATTTATATTTGATTGAAAGATTAGGAAAATTTAACAAAGTATTACATGGTGGTTTTCATATAATCATACCAATAATTGATAATGTAAGAGCTGTTCTTACATCAAGAGAACAATTAGTTGATATTGCTAAACAATCAGTTATTACAAAGGATAATGTAAATATTTCTATAGATGGGATAGTTTTTTGTAAAGTAGATGATGCAATGCAAGCAACTTATAATGTAGTTGATTTTAAAAATGCTATTGCAAATCTTGCAATGACTACATTAAGAGCTGAAATTGGTGGAATGGATTTAGATGATACTTTATCAAATAGAGAAACTTTAAATGCAAAATTACAAAGTGAACTAGGAAGTGCAGCAACAAACTGGGGAATTAAAGTAACTAGAGTTGAAATTTCTGATATTTCAGTTCCACAAGAAATCGAAAGAGCTATGAATATGCAAATGGAAGCTGAAAGGGAAAAAAGAGCTATTGAAACAAAAGCAAGAGCTGATAAAGAAGCAGTTATTAGAAAAGCAGAAGCATTTAAACAAGAAGAAGTTTTAAAAGCAGAAGCAATTGAGCGAATGGCAGATGCAAGAAGATATGAGCAAGAACAGCTTGCTGCAGGTCAGCAAGAAGCAATGAGACTTATAAATATCTCTATGATGGAAAATGAAAAAGCTGCAGAATTTTTACTTGCAAAAGATAGAATTGCAGCCTTTAGAGCATTGGCTGAAAGTAATTCAACTGATAAAATGATTTTACCTTATGAAGTAGCTCAAATGATTGGTTCAACTTCTGTTTTAGGAGATGCTTTTTTCAAAGGTGTAAGTAATGGAGCAACAAATAATGCTTAG
- a CDS encoding NfeD family protein — MEQQIMLSAVDPYILLAIGVALVALEALIASFILIWFGISFIIVAVISYFVVFSGAVWQLATVSLISIILILVLRKKVVEIFLKSKVEVSDDYLNEKGIGEIKNSKVFYKGTYWDIDSQLDEKEFIEGEKVEVLKTFKNKATIEKR, encoded by the coding sequence ATGGAGCAACAAATAATGCTTAGTGCCGTTGATCCTTATATTCTATTAGCAATCGGTGTTGCTTTAGTAGCTTTAGAAGCTTTAATTGCCTCTTTTATACTTATTTGGTTTGGGATAAGTTTTATTATAGTTGCAGTAATTAGTTATTTTGTAGTATTTTCAGGTGCAGTTTGGCAGTTAGCAACTGTATCGTTGATTTCAATTATTTTGATTTTAGTTTTGAGAAAAAAAGTTGTAGAGATTTTTTTGAAATCAAAAGTTGAAGTTTCTGATGATTATTTAAACGAAAAAGGAATAGGAGAAATCAAAAACTCAAAAGTTTTTTATAAGGGAACTTATTGGGATATTGATTCCCAACTTGATGAAAAAGAGTTTATTGAAGGTGAAAAAGTAGAAGTTTTAAAAACTTTTAAAAATAAAGCAACTATAGAAAAAAGATAG
- a CDS encoding NifB/NifX family molybdenum-iron cluster-binding protein, with the protein MIAIPVKTNKENTAVSTLFGKAKYFAFIEINKIEILKNEQMGGKAVANWLKSKNVEVLITSHLGEKPFETLLNKGLKVYFAGDERIELKDVIIKYADGDLTLLTNKNFHTLLKEDNHHSKNCSKTNQKPEDKLQRPLYKSFIRNIHY; encoded by the coding sequence ATGATTGCAATACCAGTAAAAACAAATAAAGAAAATACAGCAGTATCGACACTTTTTGGAAAAGCAAAATATTTTGCTTTTATAGAAATTAACAAAATTGAAATATTAAAAAATGAACAAATGGGTGGAAAAGCTGTTGCAAATTGGTTAAAAAGTAAAAATGTAGAGGTATTGATTACTTCTCACTTAGGAGAAAAACCTTTTGAAACCCTATTAAACAAAGGATTAAAAGTATATTTTGCAGGTGATGAAAGAATAGAATTAAAAGATGTAATTATAAAATATGCAGATGGAGATTTAACTCTATTAACTAATAAAAATTTTCATACTCTTTTAAAAGAGGATAATCATCATTCTAAAAATTGTTCAAAAACAAATCAAAAACCAGAGGATAAACTACAAAGACCTTTATATAAAAGTTTTATAAGAAACATTCATTACTAA